The following proteins are encoded in a genomic region of Pseudodesulfovibrio mercurii:
- the phnN gene encoding phosphonate metabolism protein/1,5-bisphosphokinase (PRPP-forming) PhnN — MNRGKLIYVIGPSGCGKDSIMLHARNHCPGAEAAFAHRYITRPADAGGENHVALLPDEYRARLDLGLFALAWDSHGNRYGVGVEIDAWMEAGLNVVVNGSRAYLPEAARRYPELVPVLVVVDQDILRQRLILRGRETAGEIEDRLRRAGDYAVCHPALRTIDNSGELAEAGRALLELARKRPEGLRRAV, encoded by the coding sequence ATGAACCGAGGCAAACTCATCTACGTCATCGGTCCTTCCGGCTGCGGCAAGGACTCCATCATGCTCCACGCCCGCAACCACTGCCCCGGCGCGGAGGCGGCCTTCGCCCACCGCTACATCACCCGCCCGGCCGACGCCGGGGGCGAGAACCACGTGGCCCTGCTGCCCGACGAATACCGGGCCCGCCTGGACCTGGGGCTGTTTGCCCTGGCCTGGGACAGCCACGGCAACCGCTACGGCGTGGGCGTCGAGATCGACGCCTGGATGGAGGCGGGGCTGAACGTGGTGGTCAACGGCTCCCGCGCCTACCTGCCCGAGGCCGCCCGCCGCTACCCGGAGCTGGTCCCGGTGCTGGTCGTCGTGGACCAGGACATCCTGCGCCAGCGCCTGATCCTGCGCGGCCGGGAGACCGCCGGGGAGATCGAGGACCGTCTGCGCCGGGCCGGGGACTACGCGGTCTGCCATCCGGCCCTGCGGACCATCGACAACAGCGGGGAGCTGGCCGAGGCCGGGCGCGCCCTGCTCGAACTGGCCCGGAAGCGGCCCGAGGGCCTGCGCCGGGCGGTCTAG
- a CDS encoding DUF1045 domain-containing protein produces MSISTSARYGVYYAPERGSDLERFGAAWLGRDNETGLAVDPVLPDGLSPDAWREATRSPRHYGFHGTLMPPFVPASGVDEAGIVGRLDGLARDLDPFTLAPLSVRGVGGFLALVPAEQVRLARDAEACLRAMTPLREPPSAEENRARREGGRLTPDQDRLLTEWGYPYVLGEFRFHITLTGRLEDPAERGRFAALLRDLAAPVTGCPHPVGELCLFHQPDRSAPFRLIHRARLGNPKENS; encoded by the coding sequence GTGAGCATTTCGACGAGCGCGCGCTACGGCGTGTATTACGCCCCGGAGCGGGGCTCCGACCTGGAGCGCTTCGGCGCGGCCTGGCTCGGCCGGGACAACGAGACCGGCCTGGCCGTGGACCCGGTCCTGCCCGACGGCCTGTCCCCCGACGCCTGGCGCGAGGCCACCCGGTCGCCGCGCCACTACGGCTTCCACGGCACCCTCATGCCGCCCTTCGTCCCGGCGTCCGGCGTGGACGAGGCCGGGATCGTCGGGCGGCTGGACGGCCTGGCCAGGGATCTGGACCCGTTCACCCTGGCCCCCCTGTCCGTGCGCGGGGTCGGCGGCTTCCTGGCCCTGGTCCCGGCGGAGCAGGTCCGGCTGGCCCGGGACGCCGAGGCCTGCCTGCGGGCCATGACCCCCCTGCGCGAGCCCCCCTCGGCCGAGGAGAACCGGGCCCGCCGCGAAGGGGGTCGCCTGACCCCGGACCAGGACCGCCTCCTCACGGAGTGGGGCTATCCCTACGTCCTCGGGGAGTTCCGCTTCCACATCACCCTGACCGGCAGGCTGGAGGACCCGGCCGAACGCGGGCGGTTCGCGGCCCTCCTGCGCGACCTGGCCGCGCCCGTCACGGGGTGCCCCCATCCCGTCGGGGAACTCTGTCTGTTTCACCAGCCGGACCGGTCCGCGCCGTTCCGGCTGATCCACCGGGCCCGGCTCGGCAATCCCAAGGAGAACTCATGA
- a CDS encoding Hsp20/alpha crystallin family protein, with the protein MATTKLNPWNWFKREHEQTLPVRRNDQGAGVPAAPLDQFHAEFDRMVESMFSDFGLRTPGFMQSRLRDAAIRPKVDVYGTDKEYVVQADLPGVEEKDLSVEIDGDVLILTAEKHSEEKTEDKGYYRVERSSGVFRRVLDLPDDVDRDKIQARLEKGVLCVTMPRTGKPEGVSRKIAIEGSAEA; encoded by the coding sequence ATGGCAACCACCAAGCTGAACCCCTGGAATTGGTTCAAGAGGGAACACGAGCAGACCCTCCCGGTCCGTCGCAACGACCAGGGAGCAGGCGTCCCCGCCGCACCGCTTGACCAGTTCCACGCCGAATTCGACCGCATGGTCGAGTCCATGTTTTCCGATTTCGGGCTGCGAACCCCCGGATTCATGCAATCCCGTCTGCGGGACGCGGCCATCCGGCCCAAGGTCGACGTCTACGGCACGGACAAGGAATACGTTGTCCAGGCCGACCTCCCCGGTGTCGAGGAAAAGGATCTGTCCGTCGAGATCGACGGCGACGTCCTGATCCTGACCGCCGAAAAGCACAGCGAGGAAAAGACCGAGGACAAGGGATATTACCGTGTGGAGCGCTCTTCGGGCGTCTTCCGCCGGGTCCTTGACCTGCCCGACGACGTGGACCGCGACAAGATTCAGGCCAGGCTCGAAAAGGGCGTCCTGTGCGTGACCATGCCCAGGACCGGCAAGCCCGAAGGCGTGTCGCGCAAGATCGCCATCGAAGGCTCGGCCGAGGCCTGA
- a CDS encoding LutB/LldF family L-lactate oxidation iron-sulfur protein, with protein sequence MHEPSTKTYAELAHDAIGNEELHAAIRMIQERIGKSTQTLWRDEITPEHRRLAKEARLRTLDNLDLVLATLADKIRARGGHVYFAATAEDARNYCLDVARRNNVRSVVKGKSMTSAEIGVDPLFESEGIEVVETDLGEYIIQLAGDTPSHIIAPCIHMNKRQIGKLFEEKLSIPYSEDPPTLTRAARKALREKLLGADMGMSGCNIACAETGHVCLVSNEGNIRMATTMPRVHVALMGMERVTATLAEHDMLLRLLTRGAAAQKVSTYVSFLGGPRQPGETDGPEEFHLVVIDNGRMRMLADPRFREVLSCIRCGGCLNVCPVYGRIGGHAYNGPYPGPIGAVIMPLIRGVNAHADLCRGESLCGACKDICPVNNDLPRMLSELRHMLAYGDAAWNVEPVDRAEALAFKAWGAAMSSRTAYNLLVRAGRLAQAPFVRDGVLRKGVGPLAKWTATRDFPAIAGKTFAERWKTDHAKRLKGADHE encoded by the coding sequence ATGCACGAACCGAGCACCAAGACCTATGCCGAGCTGGCCCACGACGCCATCGGCAACGAGGAGCTGCACGCGGCCATCCGCATGATCCAGGAGCGCATCGGCAAGTCCACCCAGACCCTGTGGCGGGACGAGATCACCCCGGAGCACCGCCGGTTGGCCAAGGAGGCGCGGCTGCGCACCCTGGACAACCTGGACCTGGTCCTGGCCACCCTGGCCGACAAGATCCGGGCGCGCGGCGGGCACGTGTACTTCGCGGCCACGGCCGAGGACGCGCGCAACTACTGCCTGGACGTGGCCCGCAGGAACAACGTCCGGAGCGTGGTCAAGGGCAAGTCCATGACCTCGGCAGAGATCGGCGTGGACCCCCTGTTCGAGTCCGAGGGCATCGAGGTGGTCGAGACCGACCTGGGCGAATACATCATCCAGCTGGCGGGCGACACGCCCTCGCACATCATCGCCCCGTGCATCCACATGAACAAGCGCCAGATCGGCAAACTGTTCGAGGAAAAGCTTTCCATCCCTTACTCCGAGGACCCGCCGACCCTGACCAGGGCGGCGCGCAAGGCCCTGCGCGAGAAGCTCCTCGGCGCGGACATGGGCATGAGCGGCTGCAACATCGCCTGCGCCGAGACCGGCCACGTCTGCCTGGTGTCCAACGAGGGCAACATCCGCATGGCCACGACCATGCCCAGGGTCCACGTGGCCCTCATGGGCATGGAGCGGGTCACGGCCACCCTGGCCGAGCACGACATGCTCCTGCGCCTGCTGACGCGCGGCGCGGCGGCCCAGAAGGTCTCCACCTACGTCTCCTTCCTGGGCGGCCCCCGCCAGCCAGGCGAGACCGACGGCCCCGAGGAGTTCCACCTGGTGGTCATCGACAACGGGCGCATGAGGATGCTCGCCGACCCGCGCTTCCGCGAGGTCCTGTCCTGCATCCGCTGCGGCGGCTGCCTGAACGTCTGCCCGGTCTACGGGCGCATCGGCGGGCACGCCTACAACGGCCCCTACCCCGGCCCCATCGGCGCGGTGATCATGCCCCTCATCCGGGGGGTCAACGCGCACGCCGACCTCTGCCGGGGCGAGTCCCTGTGCGGGGCGTGCAAGGACATCTGCCCGGTGAACAACGACCTGCCGCGCATGCTCTCGGAACTCCGGCACATGCTCGCCTACGGCGACGCGGCCTGGAATGTGGAGCCCGTGGACAGGGCCGAGGCGCTGGCCTTCAAGGCGTGGGGCGCGGCCATGTCCAGCCGGACCGCCTACAATCTCCTGGTCCGGGCCGGACGGCTGGCCCAGGCCCCGTTCGTCCGGGACGGCGTGCTGCGCAAGGGCGTCGGCCCCCTGGCCAAGTGGACCGCCACCCGCGATTTTCCGGCCATCGCCGGGAAGACCTTTGCCGAGCGGTGGAAGACCGATCACGCCAAGCGCCTCAAGGGAGCCGACCATGAATAA
- a CDS encoding ABC transporter substrate-binding protein — MKRFLCLMAALLILGAAGPACAGKVVIDISQFVEHPALDGILKGFQDELKDAGIDAEYNIYNSHGNISVVYQIATQVAADKPDMIVAIATPNAQALVKQYDKTPALKGTPMLFTGITDPLLAGLVTNYERPGGDVTGVSNQMPMGKHLDMLRRFLPDLKRLGFLYNAGEANSVSNLNRIKVAAKERNIEIVEATVTSSADVQQAAASLVGNVDAIYVPTDNTVVSAMEVVVKVGQRSRTPVFVADADSVSRGAIAALAFDYYLHGRQTGAMAIRILNGAKPGDTPVEFQKQLSLHINTAAAAKMGVTVPDALLKEAAVVHE, encoded by the coding sequence ATGAAGCGTTTTCTTTGTCTTATGGCCGCGCTGCTCATCCTGGGCGCGGCCGGCCCGGCCTGCGCGGGCAAGGTCGTCATCGACATCAGCCAGTTCGTCGAACACCCGGCCCTGGACGGCATTCTCAAGGGTTTTCAGGATGAACTGAAGGACGCCGGCATCGACGCCGAGTACAATATCTACAACTCCCACGGGAACATCAGCGTTGTCTACCAGATCGCCACCCAGGTGGCGGCCGACAAGCCGGACATGATCGTGGCCATCGCCACGCCCAATGCCCAGGCCCTGGTCAAGCAGTACGACAAGACCCCGGCCCTCAAGGGCACGCCCATGCTCTTCACCGGCATCACCGACCCGCTGCTCGCCGGGCTGGTGACCAACTACGAGCGTCCGGGCGGCGACGTGACCGGCGTGTCCAACCAGATGCCCATGGGCAAGCACCTGGACATGCTGCGCAGGTTCCTGCCCGACCTGAAGCGGCTCGGCTTCCTGTACAACGCGGGCGAGGCCAACTCCGTGTCCAACCTGAACCGCATCAAGGTCGCGGCCAAGGAGCGGAACATCGAGATCGTGGAGGCCACCGTGACCAGCTCCGCCGACGTCCAGCAGGCCGCGGCCAGCCTGGTGGGCAACGTGGACGCCATCTACGTCCCCACGGACAACACCGTGGTCTCGGCCATGGAGGTGGTCGTCAAGGTGGGCCAGCGGAGCCGGACGCCGGTCTTCGTGGCCGACGCGGACTCCGTGTCGCGCGGGGCCATCGCCGCGCTGGCCTTCGACTACTACCTGCACGGCCGCCAGACCGGGGCCATGGCCATCCGCATCCTGAACGGGGCCAAGCCCGGCGACACCCCGGTGGAGTTCCAGAAGCAGCTCTCCCTGCACATCAACACGGCCGCGGCCGCGAAGATGGGCGTGACCGTCCCCGACGCCCTGCTCAAGGAAGCGGCCGTGGTCCACGAGTAG
- a CDS encoding methyl-accepting chemotaxis protein: MFKNLKLGLKLALGFGCLILIAAALGSLAIYDMLTVSEDSRQLAEEYVPEVALANDLERDALMTMFAMRGYSLSESETYWADGRKQLEATMETLSKAKAHAERYPNLVKLKQDAENAGQGVAAYQGLADETHRLLGGMAQERKAMDAAAGDFMENCRAFLETQNKLLDQEFNAGESQARILERHAKIMLLRDIIDLCNTTRVGNFKSQATRTPEIVESALKSFTLMRDKFEALKAITRRAENLRQLAVIDRAGTAYSTAMKRYMEHFQALEGLNQRRNAAGLAVLAAARNTAGAGVEATQVRANTAMASLKTASTVMAIGLSAAFLVGVLLAWVLTRMITRPILKGVGFARRMSEGDFTSTLDIDQRDEIGVLAQALNDMVSRLQAVVADVDTATRNVAGGSAELSASSQSLSQGATEQAASIEEVSSSMEQMAANIGQNAENARETEALAAKAASDARESGGAVGQTVEAMKEIAEKISIIEEIARQTNLLALNAAIEAARAGEHGKGFAVVAAEVRKLAERSGTAAAEISELSSTSVAVAEKAGQMLGQLVPDIERTSALIQEITAASNEQNAGATQINQAIGQLDTVIQQNASASEEMASTSEELSSQSRQLQETMSFFNVGHSGRAGRRQAVAQAAPTAALPAPRPARSVSRPAVSEHAAPGGFQGGMDLDMGDEGDFERF, from the coding sequence ATGTTCAAGAATCTCAAGCTCGGACTGAAGCTCGCCCTGGGCTTCGGATGTCTGATTCTTATCGCCGCCGCCCTGGGCAGTCTGGCCATCTACGACATGTTGACCGTAAGCGAGGATTCGCGGCAACTCGCCGAGGAATACGTCCCCGAAGTGGCCCTGGCCAACGACCTGGAACGGGACGCCCTGATGACCATGTTCGCCATGCGGGGCTATTCCTTGAGCGAATCCGAGACCTACTGGGCCGACGGACGCAAACAGCTGGAAGCGACCATGGAGACCCTGAGCAAGGCCAAGGCCCACGCCGAGCGCTACCCCAACCTGGTCAAGCTGAAGCAGGACGCGGAGAACGCCGGGCAGGGCGTGGCCGCCTACCAGGGGCTGGCCGACGAGACCCACCGGCTGCTGGGGGGCATGGCCCAGGAGCGCAAGGCCATGGACGCCGCCGCCGGGGACTTCATGGAGAACTGCCGGGCCTTCCTGGAGACCCAGAACAAGCTCCTGGACCAGGAGTTCAACGCGGGTGAGAGCCAGGCCCGGATTCTGGAGCGCCACGCCAAGATCATGCTGCTCCGCGACATCATCGACCTGTGCAACACCACCCGCGTCGGCAATTTCAAGTCCCAGGCCACCCGGACCCCCGAGATCGTGGAGTCGGCCCTGAAGTCGTTCACGCTCATGCGCGACAAGTTCGAGGCCCTCAAGGCCATCACCCGGCGGGCCGAAAACCTCCGCCAGCTCGCGGTGATCGATCGCGCGGGCACGGCCTACAGCACGGCCATGAAGCGGTACATGGAGCATTTCCAGGCCCTGGAGGGCCTGAACCAGCGGCGCAACGCGGCCGGCCTGGCCGTGCTCGCCGCGGCCCGTAACACGGCCGGGGCGGGCGTCGAGGCCACCCAGGTCCGGGCCAACACCGCCATGGCGTCCCTGAAGACCGCATCCACCGTCATGGCCATCGGGCTGTCCGCGGCCTTCCTCGTCGGGGTCCTCCTGGCCTGGGTGCTGACGCGCATGATCACGCGCCCCATCCTGAAGGGCGTGGGCTTTGCCCGGCGCATGAGCGAGGGCGACTTCACCAGCACCCTGGACATCGACCAGCGCGACGAGATCGGCGTCCTGGCCCAGGCCCTGAACGACATGGTCTCCCGGCTCCAGGCCGTGGTGGCCGACGTGGACACCGCCACCCGCAACGTGGCCGGAGGCAGCGCAGAGCTGTCCGCCTCCTCCCAGTCCCTGTCCCAGGGGGCCACGGAGCAGGCCGCGTCCATCGAGGAGGTCTCCTCGTCCATGGAGCAGATGGCCGCGAACATCGGCCAGAACGCCGAGAACGCCCGCGAGACCGAGGCCCTGGCCGCCAAGGCCGCCTCGGACGCCCGCGAGTCCGGCGGGGCCGTGGGCCAGACCGTGGAGGCCATGAAGGAGATCGCCGAAAAGATCTCGATCATCGAGGAGATCGCCCGCCAGACCAACCTGCTCGCCCTGAACGCGGCCATCGAGGCCGCGCGGGCCGGGGAGCACGGCAAGGGATTCGCCGTGGTCGCGGCCGAGGTGCGCAAGCTGGCCGAACGCTCGGGCACGGCCGCCGCAGAGATCAGCGAGCTGTCCTCGACCAGCGTGGCGGTGGCCGAAAAGGCGGGCCAAATGCTCGGCCAGCTGGTCCCGGACATCGAGCGGACCTCCGCCCTGATCCAGGAGATTACCGCGGCCAGCAACGAACAGAACGCGGGCGCCACCCAGATCAACCAGGCCATCGGCCAGCTCGACACGGTCATCCAGCAGAACGCCTCGGCCTCGGAGGAGATGGCCTCCACCAGCGAGGAGCTGTCCAGCCAGAGCCGACAGCTCCAGGAGACCATGTCCTTCTTCAACGTGGGTCACAGCGGACGCGCCGGGCGCAGGCAGGCCGTGGCGCAGGCCGCGCCGACGGCCGCCCTGCCCGCTCCCAGGCCCGCCAGGTCCGTGTCCCGGCCCGCCGTGTCCGAACACGCCGCGCCCGGAGGATTCCAGGGCGGCATGGACCTGGACATGGGCGACGAGGGCGACTTCGAGCGGTTCTGA
- a CDS encoding (Fe-S)-binding protein yields the protein MTRPTATLFIQCLVDSLSPETGDAMVHVLERLGVRMHYPPEQTCCGQPAFNSGYREEAAKAARRFLDIFENSEAIVCPSGSCVHMVRHHYLDLFRDEPAQLARARMVAARTFEFTEYLVDVLGVTDPGAQLGCRFDGAVTYHDSCHLSRGLGIRRQPRLLLQNTPGLTLVEMDESDRCCGFGGTFSVKYPEISTAMVDDKVKTILDTGAGTVVGCDVSCLMNIQGRLSRLGSNVRALHIARILAGETN from the coding sequence ATGACCCGACCCACCGCGACCCTTTTCATCCAGTGCCTGGTGGATTCCCTGAGTCCCGAGACCGGAGACGCCATGGTCCACGTGCTGGAACGCCTCGGCGTGCGCATGCACTACCCCCCGGAACAGACCTGCTGCGGCCAGCCCGCCTTCAATTCCGGGTACCGGGAGGAAGCGGCCAAGGCCGCCCGACGGTTCCTCGACATTTTTGAAAACAGCGAGGCCATCGTCTGCCCGTCCGGCTCCTGCGTGCACATGGTCCGCCACCACTACCTGGACCTGTTCCGCGACGAGCCCGCCCAGTTGGCCAGGGCGCGCATGGTCGCGGCCAGGACCTTCGAGTTCACCGAGTACCTGGTGGACGTCCTGGGCGTGACCGACCCCGGCGCGCAGCTCGGCTGCCGCTTCGACGGGGCCGTGACCTACCACGACTCCTGCCACCTCTCGCGGGGGCTGGGCATCCGGCGGCAGCCGCGCCTGCTCCTCCAGAACACGCCGGGCCTGACCCTGGTGGAGATGGACGAGTCCGACCGCTGCTGCGGCTTCGGCGGGACCTTTTCCGTCAAGTACCCGGAGATCTCCACGGCCATGGTGGACGACAAGGTCAAAACCATCCTGGACACCGGGGCCGGGACCGTGGTCGGCTGCGACGTGAGCTGCCTGATGAACATCCAGGGGAGGCTGTCGCGCCTGGGCTCCAATGTCCGCGCCCTGCACATCGCCCGCATCCTGGCCGGGGAGACGAACTAG
- a CDS encoding PAS domain-containing sensor histidine kinase, translating into MDLIVIASIAIQLAAAGLALFLIPETGRRWSWILIAAGLIGMVHRRVHTLYMFWQGRGILDLNFELIGLLVSVIILLGIVQIRPIFRQLKAANEKLARSEERFRTVADFTYDWEYWRGPDGGFLYMSPSCERITGYPRSAFVKDPDLMVRIVHPEDRPMVKAHLFREHRAEDTDTLDFRIIRPDGVQHWLSHRCVPVTNAQGTFLGARASNRIIDQRVEAENRLRESRRLYRDLVEQSHFIVLEVDTRGRIFFINRWGLQFYGFLEGELIGREAVGLLLPETDEEGVNLRSHFRDLLERNPGHTFTEVLVSRHNETKATLSLGTSVIVDELGKATGILCIGIDVTARRAAEKLKEDVERIVRHDLKSPLMGIIGLPRLMQEDENLTDRQKEMLVVVEEAGMQMMDLINQSLTLYKLESGTYEHQPRPVDWLAIIMRAVRDTTMHREPACPVEATMDGKPVDRDMHMVIQGDNTLLYGMTANLLKNAVEASGGRPVRVAVTGGDPCVLEIRNSLPVPEEVRHCFFDKYSTSGKHNGTGLGTYSARLAAEAHGGNIAMDTSSEGTVVRVTLPRGKAAS; encoded by the coding sequence ATGGATCTGATCGTCATCGCTTCCATCGCCATTCAGCTCGCGGCAGCGGGTCTGGCCCTGTTCCTCATTCCCGAGACGGGCCGCCGCTGGTCCTGGATACTGATCGCGGCCGGGCTCATCGGCATGGTCCACCGCCGGGTGCACACCCTGTACATGTTCTGGCAGGGGCGCGGGATCCTGGACCTGAATTTCGAGCTCATCGGCCTGCTGGTCTCGGTCATCATCCTGCTCGGCATCGTTCAGATTCGGCCCATCTTCCGCCAGCTCAAGGCGGCCAACGAAAAGCTCGCCCGGAGCGAGGAGCGCTTCCGGACCGTGGCCGACTTCACCTACGACTGGGAGTACTGGCGCGGCCCGGACGGCGGGTTCCTGTACATGTCGCCGTCCTGCGAGCGGATCACCGGCTATCCCCGGTCCGCCTTCGTCAAGGACCCGGACCTGATGGTCCGGATCGTCCATCCCGAGGACCGCCCCATGGTCAAGGCCCACCTCTTCCGGGAGCACCGGGCCGAGGACACGGACACCCTGGATTTTCGCATCATCCGGCCCGACGGCGTGCAGCACTGGCTGTCCCACCGCTGCGTGCCCGTGACCAACGCCCAGGGCACCTTCCTGGGCGCACGGGCCAGCAACCGGATCATCGACCAGCGGGTGGAGGCCGAGAACCGCCTGCGCGAGAGCCGCAGGCTGTACCGCGACCTGGTCGAGCAGTCCCACTTCATCGTCCTGGAGGTGGACACCAGGGGCAGGATTTTCTTCATCAACCGCTGGGGGCTGCAGTTCTACGGATTCCTGGAGGGCGAGCTCATCGGCCGCGAGGCCGTGGGGCTGCTCCTGCCCGAGACCGACGAGGAGGGGGTGAACCTGCGCTCCCATTTTCGCGACCTGCTCGAACGCAATCCCGGCCACACCTTCACCGAGGTCCTGGTCTCCCGGCACAACGAGACCAAGGCCACCCTGTCCCTGGGCACCTCGGTCATCGTGGACGAGCTGGGCAAGGCCACCGGCATCCTGTGCATCGGCATCGACGTCACCGCGCGCCGGGCGGCGGAAAAGCTCAAGGAGGACGTGGAGCGCATCGTCCGCCACGACCTCAAGTCGCCGCTCATGGGCATCATCGGCCTGCCCCGGCTCATGCAGGAGGACGAGAACCTGACCGACCGGCAGAAGGAGATGCTCGTGGTGGTCGAGGAGGCGGGCATGCAGATGATGGACCTGATCAACCAGTCCCTGACCCTGTACAAGCTCGAATCCGGGACCTACGAGCACCAGCCCCGGCCCGTGGACTGGCTGGCCATCATCATGCGCGCCGTGCGCGACACGACCATGCACCGCGAGCCCGCCTGCCCGGTGGAGGCGACCATGGACGGCAAGCCCGTGGACAGGGACATGCACATGGTCATCCAGGGGGACAACACCCTGCTCTACGGCATGACCGCCAACCTGCTCAAGAACGCGGTGGAGGCCTCGGGCGGCCGGCCCGTGCGCGTGGCCGTGACCGGCGGCGACCCCTGCGTGCTCGAAATCCGCAACAGCCTCCCCGTGCCCGAGGAGGTCCGCCACTGCTTCTTCGACAAGTATTCCACCTCCGGCAAGCACAACGGCACCGGGCTGGGCACCTACTCCGCCCGCCTGGCCGCCGAGGCCCACGGCGGCAACATCGCCATGGACACCTCGTCCGAGGGCACGGTGGTCCGCGTGACCCTGCCCAGGGGCAAGGCCGCGTCCTGA
- a CDS encoding DEAD/DEAH box helicase, whose translation MTFSTFSLDRRILAGVRDCGYETPTPIQEQAIPLVLKGHDVMGLAQTGTGKTAAFALPILQRLLTGNKSGRALPSVLVLAPTRELALQIDENFNQLGRHTGIRCGAVIGGVGMNPQIKAFSHCRVIVACPGRLVRLLNNGSVSLTHIDTLVLDEADRMLDMGFMPDIKRILAKLPARRQNLLFSATMPQDIRKLAENILNDPKTVQVANTQPVESVEHSFYATENNRKSELLTKLLDRAEHQSVLVFTKTKHKAKNLARKLAGSGYNATFLQGNMSQNQRQRALDGFRDGSYDIMVATDIAARGIDCERISHVINFDMPDTVETYTHRIGRTGRAGRSGHAVSLVTGEDKTQVRDIERVMRVKLTRQTL comes from the coding sequence ATGACTTTTTCCACTTTCTCCCTGGATCGGCGAATCCTCGCCGGCGTCCGGGATTGCGGCTATGAGACCCCCACTCCCATCCAGGAGCAGGCCATTCCCCTCGTGCTCAAGGGGCACGACGTCATGGGCCTGGCCCAGACCGGCACCGGCAAGACCGCTGCCTTCGCCCTGCCCATCCTGCAACGGCTGCTGACCGGCAACAAGTCCGGCCGGGCGCTGCCCAGCGTCCTGGTCCTGGCCCCCACCCGCGAGCTGGCCCTGCAGATCGACGAGAACTTCAACCAGCTGGGCCGGCACACCGGCATCCGCTGCGGCGCGGTCATCGGCGGCGTGGGCATGAACCCGCAGATCAAGGCCTTTTCCCACTGCCGCGTCATCGTGGCCTGCCCCGGCCGCCTGGTCCGGCTCCTGAACAACGGGTCGGTCTCCCTGACCCACATCGACACCCTGGTCCTGGACGAGGCCGACCGCATGCTCGACATGGGCTTCATGCCCGACATCAAGCGCATCCTGGCCAAGCTGCCCGCCCGGCGCCAGAACCTGCTCTTCTCGGCGACCATGCCCCAGGACATCCGCAAGCTCGCGGAGAACATCCTGAACGACCCGAAGACCGTGCAGGTGGCCAACACCCAGCCCGTGGAGTCCGTGGAGCACAGTTTTTACGCCACGGAGAACAACCGCAAGAGCGAGCTGCTGACCAAACTCCTGGACCGCGCCGAGCACCAGAGCGTGCTCGTCTTCACCAAGACCAAGCACAAGGCCAAGAACCTGGCCCGCAAGCTGGCCGGGTCCGGGTACAACGCCACCTTCCTCCAGGGGAACATGAGCCAGAACCAGCGCCAGCGCGCCCTGGACGGGTTCCGTGACGGCAGCTACGACATCATGGTCGCCACCGACATCGCGGCCAGGGGCATCGACTGCGAGCGCATCTCCCACGTCATCAACTTCGACATGCCCGACACTGTGGAGACCTACACCCACCGCATCGGCCGCACCGGCCGCGCGGGCCGCTCCGGGCACGCCGTCAGCCTGGTCACCGGCGAGGACAAGACCCAGGTCCGGGACATCGAGCGCGTCATGCGCGTCAAGCTGACCCGGCAGACCCTCTAG
- a CDS encoding LutC/YkgG family protein — MNNEQQFLDRIRKALGRDQAPDAATLFSSRPEGELDALLTRADRDREGRLALLEQLERNAVPLNLHVHEAEDLAEAGLRIAALAREAETEWGGDKHVLMHDDPLLRDLNLPELLADDAIRVDVARFEPGEDELAGKARLRAVAESAYIGVTGADWCAADCAAIALLTGPGHGRAVSLVPSIHVAVLPLERLVADLPEGYALLEGRGELPGSFTFISGPSKTADIEAQLVHGAHGPREMHLFVVTG, encoded by the coding sequence ATGAATAACGAGCAGCAGTTCCTCGACCGCATCCGCAAGGCCCTGGGCCGGGACCAGGCCCCGGACGCGGCCACCCTGTTTTCGAGCCGCCCCGAGGGCGAGCTGGACGCGCTCCTGACGCGCGCCGACCGCGACCGCGAGGGGCGGCTGGCCCTCCTGGAACAGCTGGAGCGCAACGCCGTGCCCCTGAACCTCCACGTTCACGAGGCCGAGGACCTGGCCGAGGCCGGGCTGCGCATCGCGGCCCTGGCGCGCGAGGCCGAGACCGAGTGGGGCGGGGACAAGCACGTGCTCATGCACGACGATCCCCTGCTGCGCGACCTTAACCTCCCGGAGCTCCTGGCCGACGACGCCATCCGGGTGGATGTGGCCCGCTTCGAACCGGGCGAGGACGAGCTTGCGGGCAAGGCGCGGCTGCGGGCCGTGGCCGAGTCCGCCTACATCGGCGTGACCGGCGCGGACTGGTGCGCCGCGGACTGCGCGGCCATCGCCCTGCTCACCGGGCCGGGCCACGGCCGGGCCGTGTCCCTGGTGCCGTCCATCCACGTGGCGGTGCTGCCCCTGGAGCGGCTGGTGGCCGACCTGCCCGAGGGATACGCCCTGCTCGAAGGCCGCGGGGAACTGCCCGGCTCCTTCACCTTCATCTCGGGACCGTCCAAGACGGCGGACATCGAGGCCCAGCTGGTCCACGGGGCCCACGGGCCGCGCGAGATGCACCTGTTCGTGGTCACGGGCTAG